Within Triticum dicoccoides isolate Atlit2015 ecotype Zavitan chromosome 1B, WEW_v2.0, whole genome shotgun sequence, the genomic segment CAGTGGTAGGGTGTTTTGTAAtgatttcaatcttgcggtgtcctcatccAATGACAAAAGGGGTAGCGAGgcgcgtatttgtattgttgccattaaaagtaaaacgatggggtttaatcatattgcttaatTTTAttctatctacatcatgtcatcatacttcatgcattactctatttcttatgaacttaatacgtaTAGAGGCAAGCATAGAAATGCTCCCgaaatggagtaatagtagtaaatgcaggcatgagccggtctacttgtcacagacgtgatgtccATATACATAATCATTACcgtgaataacatcataactatgcgcctTCCTATGAATTGCCCAattgtaatttgtttacccactgtatgctagttTTGAGAAAGAAGACTCTAGTGAAAATTATGCCCCCCggtctactttaatcatattactaaaatgaaaaataccttgctgtaatttatttacttttctttttatttatctaccactacaagatttaatccttacaagtaacgagttcaagggggttgataaccctcttgcctttgttgggtgcaagtatttgcttttgtgtgtgtaggtgttgtttaatagaatttgcgtggttctcctattggttcgataatctTGATTCTCAGTGAGAGAAATACTACcagctactatattgcttcacccttcctcttcaggaAAAATTCTAATACAACTCACAAGTAGCAAATGGCTGCTCTagagcggcatgaatgcgggcagctggcgccgggtaGGAACGCACGCGTGCGAGGGTGGAGAGTTTTAGGTGTGCCAGGATGGTAAGAAGCGGAAATGACGGttgtccggacgcccgcaaagagCTCATAGTTTGTTTTCGGTTTGTGGGAGAGAGTACGTCCGGATCACCATGAAAACGGATGCAGGGCACTGTTGGATGGCACAACGTGTTCAGACCGCGGCCTGGACGGCAGCGGGGGTTTGAAGGTGAGCGTTGGAGATGCCGTTGACCCTTGCGgagggaaaaagaaaagaaaaatgtggGTTCGCCATCCAAGAATAATCACCATCTCACACACGTGGTTATGCTTCTTCAACGCCCATTAAACATGTGTCCGGCATTGTAAAAGTTTGAAAACGCAGGGCATCGTACTTCTCTTGGACCTGTTTTTCCAAGCGATACTTATGTTGGACTCACTCGGGAGTCGAGACATCATCAAACAGAAGTAGTAGCAGACCTCTTCTCTTCTGTTCATGTGACCCACCGCACCCGCCACCCCGCTAACAGTACAGTTAACCCCCAAATCCAGCCGTCGCGAGCATCTCCCTCCACCTTTCCACCATGGCGGCCTCGGCGGCGCGTTCCCTCGCGCTCTTCTCCTCCGCCGCCTCGCTCGGCCTCGGGCGCGCCTCGTCCCGCCtcgcgctctcctcctcctcctcctcccactcggggcttctcCCCCGGCCGGCGCTCGCCTTCCGCGGGCGCTCCTCGTTCGCCGCCACGGCCGTCGTGATGGGGAAGGCCGGCGCCGTCGATGCCGAGGCGGACGCGGGGATGGACGCCGTCCAGCGCCGGCTCATGTTCGACGACGAGTGAGTGTCCCGACCCCCCTATCTCGTCTCGTCAACTTGTCCTGACTCTGCTGTGAATTGCGCCCGTCTCCTCGTGGAATTTGTCGTTAAATCCGAGGTTTCCGTTTGGTGCTTTGCTGTGAAGAATATTGTTAATTTTGTAGGTTTGGATGAATTTTCTAACCGGGCCATTCCCCTTTCTGTCACCAGGTTCAGGGGATTAGCATAAGCATCTCTTCTTTTCTTTGGCTGTCTAGCTTTGGTGCCGTTAGCGTATTGACATATTTAGGTTGCACAACTATAAAACTTAAACTGAGATAGATTGTCGCTTCCGTTTTATCTTCTGTCAGTACAACTGAAGTGTTGAATTTCCCATGCAGGTGCATATTAGTCGATGaacatgacaatgtcattggccaCGAGTCTAAGTATAACTGTACGTGTTAATCATTTCCTTCATGTCTTTGTGATTGTGTTCCGTAATACCTCATTTTATCATCCATGCTGTCTGCAATATTATCTTCATATTCGGTTAGATAGCTATTGTGTGTTTGACAACATCCATTGAGCTGCTAAAAATTTCTTGGTATTGCCATCAACAATGAATCTTTTGTTAGTTGGATGGGTACTCGAGTTTGGCTTAACTTTTTCTATGACCTCTGGCCCATGGAAGGGGTTTGTGCCAAGGTACTAGGGAATTGCATTGGATCATACTATTCCAATTTCCAAGCAGTCTCCAACATTTTTTTTAATCCTGACCAATAGGGTAATGAAGATGGCTTCAAGTACTATTTTTACTAGTAGGTTGTATGTGCTTTGCACGTGAATTGTGTGAGAGGGAGAAATTCTGTACAAAATATATATAGACTTTAAAAATAGCTGGTCACAAGTCTTTCACCTTGAACGAAAATTCACAAGGTAATCATAAATGAAAACTTTTTTGTTCAAGAGATATAAAAATTGGAGCAAGAAAATGTATGGAAGAGTCTAGAATAGAATAGAAGATTGTGGAGATGGTACATGTGATAAATGCATTCTCCATTAGAACTTAGAAGGGGTGTACTAAGTATAATCATGGAAAAATTCGGATTCAAGGAGGCATCGTACGGCCAGCAACACTTGGATTTGCCACCTCTCGACCATCGGATCGAATTCATCCAATAGTCTGTATTCAAAGTTACTCCCTTCGTTCACAAAATAAGATGTTCTGACTTTTTTatgaatcggatgtatatagacacgtcTTAGTGTgtctgttcactcatttcagtccgtatggaatccatattgaaatatccaaaacatcttatatttgtaaaCGGAGGGAGCATTTGTATACTATATGGTGGTACagataaagaaaaaaaatcatTAAGAAGAGAAGCAAACAACTTTTCCAGCCAATACAAACTTCAGGTGGAATTTTGAGGCACATTGACAGCAAAATGAGATGAGCAGGAGCTAATTAAATGCATAATTATGATTTTTTCTATTATCAATTCATCACATAGAATTTGCATGCTTTGCTGTTTGGTAGCTTGTTGCATTTGAACTGAGGAGCTAGGATTGAAGTATCTGTTTTAGCAGCAATCAGTTTTGTTTATTAATTGCGGTCTTATAATtttaggccatctcatggaaaagatAGAATCAGGGCATGCCCTTCACAGGGCGTTCAGTGTTTTTCTTTTCAACTCCAAATATGAGTTGTTACTTCAGGTATATACAACTTCCATTTTACCATGTATCTTGACTATGATCCACTTCTGTTATAGTTTCCAATCAATTAGGTGATATGGTTATTTTGTTATGAAGCTTAAGAATGAAAAGTCGCATTTTGTTTTCAAGATTAGTTCGGGTGATTAAGTCTAGTGTATGTAAGGATGTGTGCATAGCACAGTCAAGTTAAAAAAAAAGATCAATTCCAGAGGTATCTAGGAGCTTTGGCATAGATTAGCTTGTGGTGAATCTAAGAGGAGTTGGGTTAGCTGGGCTAGTAATCATGCAAACAGTTATATGCCCATGTATGAAAGTGTAATCTATAGCTTGGTTCATCTACATTTCAACTTGAAACTACAATCAAACTTAGTCTGGTTTCACATCTTCGCTGTCAGGCCTATTTTTTATGTGAGATGTCTTGGCCTAGTTGCTGCCCCAAGGTTAAAAAATGTCGGATATTGGTTTCACATCTGTGACTCCAGCATATATGATGTCAGATATCGGATGGTGTATCAGATGATATATAGTTGTATCAGTGGAAAATACCTCTATTTGTTTGCTATTCTTATTCATATCATGTCTTTTTTGTGAAATTAGATGTAGAATAACAATGCTTGAGCATAGTGAGTATGTGAATGATTTATTTTTGACTAGTTGATCATGAAATACGTAGTAATAAATATAGACTCGTGGGATATTCTGCAACGTAAGAAAGTACATTGTAGATGTTATATCCCAAATTTAAGCATATTCTTTCAATCTTCAATAATTTGACGAACTTGTAAATGCATCATATTATTCCTAACACTTTTTTAATAGAGAATCATTGCCATATACAGATACGTCCATATCAGTGGAAACGTTAGGTGAAATGTCTGCCATTTTGGTTGATATATAGGCTGATGTGTGAAAAATGATATTTTCATAAACGGCTGCATCGGTTTTGGTAGGCTGCGAACACTgatatatcttgttctaagtaagaTCATTTCGGCGGTTGGTAAGGCCCTGCTTTGGAGGGTGCAATCTCCAGTCCTTCCTTCACTCCTATTAAGACGAACTGTTGAACTTGCTACACAGAAATAGGGCAGCACACCTGACCTGAATCATATGTTAGCATCTTTTTATACTGCCTTAACCTGCAACTTTGTTTCTTCTTTTTATCACTAGCATATCATATAAATATTTCTTACATTTCTATTACAGACAATTTGTAATATTGTACTCTTTACAGCAACGGTCTACGACAAAAGTGACATTTCCACTTGTCTGGACAAACACTTGCTGTAGCCACCCTTTACACCGTGAGTCTGAGCTCATTGAGGAGAACTGCCAAGGTACATCAATCTGCCCTGAGGCGTGAAGACTGGTTTCATAACATTAGTTGCACAATCCACATTATTGCTTCCACCTTACTGAACACCAGTCGCAATCTTTTATTCTGGTTCAGGGGTCAGAAATGCAGCACAGAGGAAACTATTTGACGAACTGGGAATACAGGCTGAAGATTTACCAGTTGACCAATTCATCCCACTCGGGAAGATGCTTTACAAGGCTCCATCTGATGGAAAATGGGGCGAACACGAACGTAAATACTTGCCTTTATGTTCATAACTGACGCATTTCCAGTTTTAATGCAATTTTGTGTTTTGTGGCACGTTGTCCCTATCTGTAGTATTTCAAAGTGCTGACTTATAGATCTTGTGGCCTCTTGATTTGTGGTTATTTTAGTGGACTACCTCCTGTTCATGGTTCGGGACGTGAAGCTCAACCCAAACCCCGAAGAAGTGTCCGACGTCAAGTACGTGAACCGTGACGAGCTGAAGCAGCTGATTAAGAAAGCAGATGACGGGGAAGGTGGCATCAAGCTGTCCCCTTGGTTCAGGCTGGTGGTGGACAACTTCCTGATGGGCTGGTGGGATCATGTTGAGCAAGGGACTCTGAAGGAGGCTGCCGACATGAAAACCATTCATAAGTTGTAGAACGTGTAGAGCGTCAGGTACTGCTGTTGTTATTCGATAGAGAAATAAacacagctgctgctgctgctgtatgtgtGTGTCTTTCATTTCATTTCTTCTTTCCCTTTTGTTCACagatgttttttcttcttcttattgtcGTTGAGAAATTTGGGCTGCATATTTTATAAAAAAAGGCTTTCAATAAAGAGCCTCCTCTCACAATCATACAAGAGCTCTGTTGTTTTGTTACAGGGTGATTCATCCATTCGATGAGGGTGCTAGTTTGAgacaataggtattttttcttccTGAAACTTGAAAATTCAGTGGGCCGTGAGCAGGATAATGGACCGGGCTGCCAATCTAAACGGTGAACCTGTCGACCAGAAGTGTCTCAAAAAAATCAAAACTGTCGGCCAGACGGCCGAATGTGCGTTGCCATTTGCAGCCATAGCGTttctcaaaaaaaataaaaaatgcagcCATAGCTtgctcaataaaataaaataaaatagcagCCATGGCCTTGCTTCAATTTTTACTTTTTGCAGCCATGGCCTTTTAACGAGTTTCCAGTCATGGCTTGAGTATATCTTACAAATTTAGTTCAGGCTGATGAAAACCACATAATCGAAGAGCTATATATGCGTTTCTTTTGTTTGCAAGGTATATACGGTTCAGTGACCAGGAAAGCTTAAGATTCTCCTATATCCCACCGGAAGAGCGTGTATTTTTGTGGTAGTTGCACTTGTGGCGGGCGACATTCGATCGCCTCAACGCTGAACTTACCACGCTTTCCCTGGATCGGTGCATGCATCCATGTTAGCTAGCGCCACACGGTACGAGAGCAACCGGCCAACGCGGCATGCCATACAtgtattcttttttttttgagggaaaaaacgTTGCCATACATGTATTCTACTCAGTCACTGCTTGCTGATCGATTCCCGACAGAAGCAGCCTCGTGATTAACGACGGCGAGGACATAAATAAAAGA encodes:
- the LOC119343757 gene encoding isopentenyl-diphosphate Delta-isomerase I-like, with the protein product MAASAARSLALFSSAASLGLGRASSRLALSSSSSSHSGLLPRPALAFRGRSSFAATAVVMGKAGAVDAEADAGMDAVQRRLMFDDECILVDEHDNVIGHESKYNCHLMEKIESGHALHRAFSVFLFNSKYELLLQQRSTTKVTFPLVWTNTCCSHPLHRESELIEENCQGVRNAAQRKLFDELGIQAEDLPVDQFIPLGKMLYKAPSDGKWGEHELDYLLFMVRDVKLNPNPEEVSDVKYVNRDELKQLIKKADDGEGGIKLSPWFRLVVDNFLMGWWDHVEQGTLKEAADMKTIHKL